Within Trichoderma atroviride chromosome 2, complete sequence, the genomic segment GAGTGCCGTTTGCCATGCGGAATTGGCGGAACCTGGTTGACAAAGCGTATTTCATGACGCGTTTTGTATGTACGCCTCCTGTACCAGAGTGGAGGATCTCTGGGTTCTGCCTCTCAACGGGTTTTCTTTCTGCGCCATGGTCAAGCTATAAATAATTGCCTGTTTGATATCATGCAGTGGAGATAGAAAGCTCTAGAGCTCGTCAGCAAGTAGTGTATTTGTACGGATACCTGTAGACGATTGATTGAAAGCTCAGAACTGCGCAGTGCATCAGAGCAGCGTCTGGCCTCGTTACTCGTGTATAACCGAAGTGACGTAGCAAACCCTGATGGCCTCGTGATAAGCTACGAAATAGCATTCCGAGAGCCCAAAACGCCTCCTACGTGGATGCGGAAAGCCTCACCTCAGTCCGGTTCTTCCCCTGCCCGAGATTGAGATACGATTCGTGTGGCGGGGCATCCGTGCTTCGTAATCGCAGCAGCCACTAGAAACCGCCGTGATTAGCGGCCCGGCGCCCTAAATGCGGAGAGGCGTGGCGATCTCAGAGATGGCGCCGTGGTGTAAGACGGCAATCAACCGCCTTTGTGCCCAAGCAATCTGATTCATCTCGCAAAGCATAGAGAATCAATTCGCAAACTGCTGCTCTTAACACTGCCAATACCGCTGCGTATTCGGTAAATTGGCCCCAATTGTTCTATACGAATGGCCATTGCTGGTTCCAGACGCCCAGAAGCTCCCTTGCATCGAGCGCGCCTCCACTAACCTCAATGCCAGTGGAGGAGGCCGCATTTTGGGCTCGAATGGAAGACTAGCAGTACTTGGATCTGCTACAGGGCACGGCGGCTATTGCCCGTACCTGGTGTCGTGGCGTCCAAGCCTCAGGTCCCCAGCCTCTGGTTTTCAATCGCCAAGCAGCGAAATCCGCTTCGTTTCGTGTCTGATGCAATGCCGCGACCCCGAGCCACGCATTCACGGCATTCCGCATCTCTGGACTCGATCGCGATTGTGCTTCATTGTCACTGCCGATGGGAAGCTGCAGCATTCCGGGGATCAGCGCGGAGCTGTCAGAAGTTGTAGTGGCAGATCCAGTGCTATACGAAGTAGATCAGATCCATTGGGacaagcaccagcaccagcaccataTTAGCCCGGCCCCCAAAGCTGAAAAGGCGAGATGCAGCCATCATGCCAGCTGACTTGGAGAGGCCTCGTCGAATCATGGCTGCTGACCTCtggccattttcttttctaacCGCCAGGCAATTGGCTCGTATCCTCCAACACGCCGCCAGCCACCGTTTGCTCTCTTGATTCCTGTTTAGCCCACGCACTGGCGTCTGTTATGTGCATTTCTCAGTCTTgtcctctctttctctctctacaCGATCTCGTCTTTCTTGATTCCCCGCGCAGCACAGAATAATTGCACCGGCCGAGGCCAACCAAACATCTCACTCAACCTCGTATCTTGGGCATTCTTCAGCGACTATACTCCTCTGCACATACATGCCGCTGCAATCCCGCCCATGAGGCCTGCTGCAGTCTCCTGCGCATCCCCAGAAGCGGCTCAAGCTGCCACTGACCTGACAGCCCGTAACTTGCATGTAGCGCCAGCTGCCAGCCCTCATAGGCGGCCTGGCTGTGCTCGCTGCAGCGTTTAGGTCTGGGCACTCTCCGAATATCTCGCCTCagctcgcttcttcttcttcacctctcGTCTTTCTTTTAGCTGCGCTGCTGCGAACCAAAAGGCACGCCAGCTTCTGACCATTATCGATTTCTGtcatccttcatcttcattgtcCAGCGCTTCTGTCTTTATTCTTGCCGTTATTTTCCTTGTCGACATCGATACGACGCTATATCTCGTCTCCACCTCCGCCATCCAAATGACGAGAAGCTTCTGCCCAGGCACATATGCCCTCGTCCAAATCGTCACCCGGGCGGTGGCCTGGATGACGGGCGTGACGACGCTGGTGATTCTGGCCTTTATCATCAATCAATGGTCGGACAAGGCTGGCGCTGTTGCGGCTGGCCTTGTGGGGGTGAGTCGTCAAGTCGCTTGGTGGCGTCACCATCGTGATAGCGTCATCGCACCAGCGCAGCCATAGCTAACACTGAATCGTTTCCAgtccgccatcgccatcctcaacgACTCGTACATCGTCGTCGCCAAGCTCGATCGCGCCTTTGGCTTCAGCCCGCTGTCGCCAGCACGCGCCCTCCTCCACGacctcttctccctcgccATATCgctcggcggcatcgtcatgATCATCTTCTCGCGCTACACGTACCAAGCCGATGCATTTGCCGCCCTCGAGAGCGATTCGTCGCCGCAAATCACCAGCGGAGTGGGCGATCCCGATGTCATAAGCAGAGAGGGCTTTTCACAGAACAAAATGCTGGCCATTTCGGTGTGGATGCTCACAGCTGTCGTGTAAGTGCACCTATAAATACCAAGAGTGGGGACATTAAACGGATAGATGCTGAGTCTGACTCGTGATAGGATATGGAGATTTATATTCATCATCTGGGGCGGATTCGAATGCTTTGTCGAGTTTCGCCACGTCCATCACCCACGGCCGCGAAGACGAGACATGATTCAGGTTTAATTGGCTGCGCACAAGGACATTCGAGGCATTTATCAGGCGTTTGGCGGTTTACATGTTGAAATTTTAGACACATTGAgcagatgttgttgttgtgcAAAGCATGCACAAAGTTGCAGCTGCAAAGTATACCCTTTTATGATACGAAGAAGAGATATTTAAACTTTACCATTGAAA encodes:
- a CDS encoding uncharacterized protein (EggNog:ENOG41~TransMembrane:4 (o12-36i43-63o83-102i144-167o)); amino-acid sequence: MTRSFCPGTYALVQIVTRAVAWMTGVTTLVILAFIINQWSDKAGAVAAGLVGSAIAILNDSYIVVAKLDRAFGFSPLSPARALLHDLFSLAISLGGIVMIIFSRYTYQADAFAALESDSSPQITSGVGDPDVISREGFSQNKMLAISVWMLTAVVIWRFIFIIWGGFECFVEFRHVHHPRPRRRDMIQV